From Paralcaligenes sp. KSB-10:
TTGAAAAGCTCGTCCATCGCGGCGGGCTTTTCATTTATGGAGATCCATATGTATCTGTCTAAAGAAAAACGTAAATGGCTGTTAGGTGCCTTGCTTGCTGGCGGAGCAAGCTTCCTGATCCTTCCCGCTCAGGCGCAAGAAGCCGCGTCAACGGCGCATTCCTTCCACGCGCAGTGGCCGCAGGCTTCACTGAGCGCCGAAGCTTCGGCACAGGTGGCGCAAGATACCGTCAAGATTACGCTTGCATCCGAACTCGATGGCGCGTCCCAGGCCAAAGTGGCCGATCAGCTCAGCAAGACGCTGGCAAGCGTCATGCAGGAAGTCAGCGGCAAATCGAAGGTCAAGGCCAGCAGCGGCAACTTTCGTGTGTGGCCCATGAATAATGATCACGGCAAAATCAGCAGTTGGCATGGCCGGGGTGAAATATATCTGGAATCCACCGATCTGGCCGCCGCATCAGAACTGGCCGCCAAGGTAAGCGATCGCATGCCGATTGCCAATCTGGCATTTTCCGTGTCAGCGCAAGCCCGCGCCAAGCAGGAGCAGGCCTTGCTGGCACAGGCGGCGCAGGCCTTCCGCGAGCGTGCAAAAGCCTTGACCGAGGCCTTTGGCTTTGCTTCGTATACCGTGCGCAATGTCGATCTGAGCGGGGGCGGGGCGCATTACGCGCCTGCGCCTCGCATGATGGCCATGGCGGCCGACAAGGCTGCGGTCCCGCTTGAAGGCGGAACCGAGATGGTCACGGTTTCGGTGCGCGGTTCGATTTTTTTGCACTCAGCACAAAAATGATCGCGCCTGCGATGATCATGGGTATCGATAACAGTTGGCCCATCGACAGACCCTCGAACAGCAGGCCCAGGAAATAATCGGGTGCCCGGGTAAATTCCACCAGAAAGCGGAATGTGCCATAGCCCATCAGGAAAACAGCGCTGATCTGGCCGGCCGGCCTGGGTTTGCGGGCAAACCACCATACCAGGGCAAATAAGGCGAATCCCTCCAGGCCCATTTCGTAGAGTTGCGAGGGGTGGCGGGGGATGCCGTCATGGGTCTGCGGGAAAATCATGCCCCAGGGCATCGTTGTCGGGCGGCCCCATAATTCGCCGTTAATGAAATTTCCCAGTCGACCCGCGGCCAGGCCCAATGGGATCAGCGGCGCGACGAAGTCTCCGATTTCCAGCAGGGTCTTGTTTTTTTTGCGTGCAAATAAAAACAGCACCAATATCACGCCGAGCAAGCCGCCGTGAAACGACATGCCGCCCTGCCATAGATAGAAAATTTCCAGCGGATGGGCAAAATACTCGGATGGCTGGTAGAACAGTACATAGCCGAGACGCCCGCCTATGACTACCCCGAGTACGCTGTAGAAAATAATGTCTTCGAGGTCGCCCACGCTCAGGTCGGTTTTACCGTGATTGATGCGCCATCGCCCCAGTACCCAGGTCAGGCCGAATCCGAGCAGGTAC
This genomic window contains:
- a CDS encoding SIMPL domain-containing protein (The SIMPL domain is named for its presence in mouse protein SIMPL (signalling molecule that associates with mouse pelle-like kinase). Bacterial member BP26, from Brucella, was shown to assemble into a channel-like structure, while YggE from E. coli has been associated with resistance to oxidative stress.); this translates as MYLSKEKRKWLLGALLAGGASFLILPAQAQEAASTAHSFHAQWPQASLSAEASAQVAQDTVKITLASELDGASQAKVADQLSKTLASVMQEVSGKSKVKASSGNFRVWPMNNDHGKISSWHGRGEIYLESTDLAAASELAAKVSDRMPIANLAFSVSAQARAKQEQALLAQAAQAFRERAKALTEAFGFASYTVRNVDLSGGGAHYAPAPRMMAMAADKAAVPLEGGTEMVTVSVRGSIFLHSAQK
- the lgt gene encoding prolipoprotein diacylglyceryl transferase, producing the protein MLHYPQFDPIALQIGPLAVHWYGLMYLLGFGLTWVLGRWRINHGKTDLSVGDLEDIIFYSVLGVVIGGRLGYVLFYQPSEYFAHPLEIFYLWQGGMSFHGGLLGVILVLFLFARKKNKTLLEIGDFVAPLIPLGLAAGRLGNFINGELWGRPTTMPWGMIFPQTHDGIPRHPSQLYEMGLEGFALFALVWWFARKPRPAGQISAVFLMGYGTFRFLVEFTRAPDYFLGLLFEGLSMGQLLSIPMIIAGAIIFVLSAKKSNRAPKP